One genomic window of Maribacter aquivivus includes the following:
- a CDS encoding PhnA domain-containing protein yields the protein MSVKDDLEARSGSTCELCTGTNNLEVFEVEPVSISGVDSSILACETCRTQIEDPEQMDANHWRCLNDSMWSEYDSVKVVAWRMLSRLKSEGWPKDLLDMIYLEPEALVWAKATGEGLAEADKIIHRDVNGVILENGDSVVLVKDLKIKGSSQVAKQGTAVRRISLDRENAEYIEGKVGPTMTVIITKYVKKI from the coding sequence ATGAGTGTAAAAGATGATTTGGAAGCACGTAGTGGCTCCACTTGTGAGTTATGTACGGGAACCAATAATTTAGAAGTTTTTGAAGTTGAGCCAGTTTCTATTAGCGGAGTCGATTCTAGTATTTTAGCATGCGAAACATGCCGAACTCAAATTGAAGATCCAGAACAAATGGATGCAAACCACTGGCGTTGTCTTAATGACAGTATGTGGAGTGAGTATGATTCTGTGAAAGTTGTTGCTTGGAGGATGTTATCTAGATTAAAATCTGAAGGTTGGCCTAAAGATTTATTAGATATGATCTATTTAGAGCCTGAGGCTTTAGTTTGGGCAAAAGCAACAGGAGAAGGTTTGGCCGAGGCTGACAAGATTATTCACCGCGACGTAAACGGAGTGATATTAGAAAATGGCGATAGCGTTGTTTTAGTAAAAGATTTGAAAATAAAAGGATCTAGCCAAGTTGCTAAACAAGGTACTGCTGTACGAAGAATTTCTTTAGATCGTGAAAATGCAGAATATATTGAAGGTAAAGTAGGACCAACAATGACGGTTATAATTACCAAGTACGTTAAGAAAATATAG
- a CDS encoding DUF427 domain-containing protein: MQAIWNNKVIAESDATVVIEGNHYFPPNDIKKEFFKSTETHSMCPWKGIASYYDVEVDGEVNKDAAWYYPEVSELAKGIKGYVAFWKGVEVK; this comes from the coding sequence ATACAAGCAATTTGGAATAATAAGGTAATTGCAGAAAGTGATGCAACTGTTGTAATAGAAGGAAATCATTATTTTCCGCCTAACGATATTAAGAAAGAATTTTTTAAAAGTACAGAAACTCATAGTATGTGCCCCTGGAAAGGAATTGCTTCTTATTACGATGTAGAAGTAGACGGTGAAGTAAATAAAGATGCGGCATGGTACTACCCAGAAGTTTCAGAATTAGCAAAAGGTATTAAGGGTTACGTTGCCTTTTGGAAAGGTGTTGAAGTGAAATAG
- a CDS encoding BlaI/MecI/CopY family transcriptional regulator, with amino-acid sequence MQLSKSEEELMNILWKQKKAFMKDLLDAYPEPKPATTTVATLLKRMADKKFIDYKSFGRSREYFPLVKKKDYFSKHVNGLIKNFFNDSASQFASFFTQETNLSKAELEELKKLIDVEIEKK; translated from the coding sequence ATGCAATTATCCAAATCAGAAGAAGAATTAATGAATATTCTATGGAAGCAAAAAAAGGCTTTCATGAAAGATTTGCTCGATGCTTACCCAGAACCAAAACCCGCAACAACCACTGTTGCCACTTTATTGAAAAGAATGGCTGACAAAAAATTTATTGATTATAAAAGCTTTGGTAGAAGTAGAGAATACTTTCCGTTGGTAAAAAAGAAAGACTATTTCTCTAAACACGTTAACGGACTCATTAAAAACTTTTTTAATGATAGCGCTAGTCAGTTCGCATCATTTTTTACTCAAGAAACGAATTTAAGTAAAGCTGAATTAGAAGAATTGAAAAAGTTAATAGACGTAGAAATCGAAAAGAAGTAA
- a CDS encoding bifunctional alpha/beta hydrolase/OsmC family protein has translation MGFEKVTFTNSEGKQLDARLEIPNNQEAHSYAIFAHCFTCNKNFSAVRNISRALVNKGIAVLRFDFTGLGDSEGDFEETNFSSNVSDLIQAAKFLEDNFKAPSLLVGHSLGGAAVIFAASQLESVLAVATVGAPSSPSHVQHLFKSSVAEINSTGKAKVNIGGRDFTINKDFIDDIESKPMESVLKNMRKPFLVIHSPQDTIVGIENAKELYSYAHHPKSFVSIDRADHLLMNSADSTYVGNVISGWAERYLDVPKKEVLKTSHQVAVSIGNEGFTSEIVSGNHLLIADEPIDFGGNDFGPSPYDYLASGLGACTAMTLRMYATRKKWDLQKVVVHVDHGKDHAPDSENVSSDGKKIDTFKREIEISGNLDDKQRQRLLEIADKCPVHKTLSKGALIMTELK, from the coding sequence ATGGGCTTTGAAAAAGTAACATTTACAAATTCAGAAGGAAAACAACTTGATGCAAGGTTGGAAATACCCAATAATCAAGAGGCACACAGTTATGCGATTTTTGCGCATTGCTTTACTTGTAATAAAAACTTTTCTGCTGTTCGTAATATCTCAAGGGCATTAGTAAATAAAGGTATCGCCGTACTTCGGTTTGATTTTACGGGTTTAGGTGATAGTGAAGGTGACTTTGAAGAAACCAATTTTTCATCTAATGTTTCTGATCTAATACAGGCAGCTAAATTTTTAGAAGATAATTTTAAGGCTCCTTCTTTGTTGGTTGGGCATTCATTAGGTGGCGCAGCGGTTATTTTTGCCGCTTCGCAATTAGAATCTGTATTGGCTGTTGCAACTGTTGGGGCACCATCTTCTCCTTCGCATGTGCAGCATTTGTTCAAATCAAGTGTAGCGGAGATTAATTCGACAGGTAAAGCAAAGGTGAATATCGGTGGTAGGGATTTTACCATTAATAAAGATTTTATAGATGATATTGAGTCAAAACCTATGGAGTCTGTGCTTAAGAACATGAGAAAACCTTTTTTGGTTATTCATTCGCCACAAGATACCATAGTAGGTATTGAAAATGCGAAAGAATTATACAGCTATGCGCATCATCCAAAAAGCTTTGTGTCTATTGATAGGGCAGACCATTTATTAATGAATAGTGCAGATTCTACTTATGTTGGTAATGTAATATCTGGTTGGGCAGAACGTTATTTAGATGTTCCGAAGAAAGAGGTTTTAAAAACTTCTCATCAAGTGGCAGTAAGCATAGGTAATGAAGGTTTTACCTCTGAAATTGTTTCTGGTAATCATTTGTTAATAGCTGATGAGCCGATAGATTTTGGCGGGAATGATTTTGGACCATCACCTTATGACTATTTGGCTTCTGGTTTAGGTGCTTGTACCGCAATGACCTTAAGAATGTATGCGACCCGTAAAAAATGGGATTTACAGAAAGTAGTTGTGCATGTAGATCATGGCAAAGACCATGCTCCAGATTCAGAAAATGTTTCTTCTGACGGAAAAAAAATTGATACTTTTAAAAGAGAAATAGAAATATCCGGAAATTTAGATGATAAGCAACGGCAAAGATTGTTAGAAATAGCAGATAAATGTCCTGTACATAAAACGCTTTCTAAAGGAGCTTTGATTATGACGGAATTAAAATAA
- a CDS encoding dipeptidase, translating into MKNVKNYLSENKDRFLNELIELLKIPSVSADSAFSQDVLDTAETVKTRLEEAGCDVVEIHETAGYPIVYGEKIINTDLPTVLVYGHYDVQPADPINLWHSPPFEPVIKKTEKHPEGAIFARGACDDKGQMYMHVKALELMVKTNQLPCNVKFMIEGEEEVGSNNLAIYVAENREKLANDVILISDTGMIANDVPSITTGLRGLSYVEVEVTGPNRDLHSGLYGGAVANPINILTKMIASLHDENNHITIPGFYDKVEELSAEERAEMAKAPFSIEKYQEALDIESVYGEKGYSTNERNSIRPTLDVNGIWGGYTGEGAKTVIASKAFAKISMRLVPNQDWKEITDLFKTHFEAIAPKGVKVVVKPHHGGQGYVTPIDTIAYQAASKAYETTFGKKPIPQRSGGSIPIVSLFEQELKSKTILMGFGLDSDAIHSPNEHFGVWNYFKGIETIPYFYEYFTEMTKK; encoded by the coding sequence ATGAAAAACGTAAAGAATTATCTATCGGAAAATAAGGACCGATTTTTAAATGAGCTTATCGAACTACTTAAGATTCCGTCTGTTAGCGCAGACTCTGCCTTTTCTCAAGACGTTTTAGATACAGCTGAAACGGTTAAAACTCGATTAGAAGAAGCAGGTTGCGATGTTGTTGAAATTCATGAAACTGCAGGTTACCCAATCGTATATGGTGAAAAAATCATAAATACTGATCTACCTACAGTTCTTGTTTATGGCCATTATGACGTTCAACCGGCAGATCCTATTAATCTTTGGCATTCACCACCATTTGAACCTGTTATTAAAAAAACAGAGAAACACCCAGAAGGTGCCATATTTGCTCGTGGAGCATGTGATGACAAGGGTCAAATGTATATGCATGTAAAAGCATTGGAGTTGATGGTAAAAACTAATCAACTGCCATGTAATGTAAAATTCATGATTGAAGGTGAAGAAGAAGTTGGCAGTAATAATCTCGCCATTTACGTAGCCGAGAATAGAGAGAAGCTGGCAAATGATGTTATTTTAATATCAGATACAGGTATGATTGCCAATGATGTGCCGTCAATAACTACAGGTTTACGCGGTCTAAGTTATGTTGAAGTAGAGGTTACAGGTCCTAATCGTGATTTACATTCCGGATTATATGGTGGTGCGGTTGCTAACCCGATAAATATTTTAACCAAAATGATTGCCAGTCTACATGACGAAAACAATCATATTACTATACCTGGTTTTTATGATAAGGTAGAAGAGCTATCTGCTGAAGAACGTGCAGAAATGGCAAAAGCACCTTTTAGTATTGAAAAATACCAAGAAGCTTTAGATATTGAATCTGTTTACGGTGAAAAAGGATATTCTACCAACGAACGTAATTCCATTAGACCAACATTAGATGTTAATGGTATTTGGGGCGGATATACTGGCGAAGGTGCAAAAACTGTTATTGCAAGTAAGGCATTCGCAAAAATATCTATGCGATTGGTTCCTAATCAAGATTGGAAAGAAATTACCGATTTATTCAAGACTCATTTTGAAGCTATAGCACCTAAAGGTGTAAAAGTGGTTGTGAAACCACATCATGGCGGACAAGGGTATGTAACTCCTATAGATACCATTGCTTACCAAGCAGCTTCAAAAGCTTATGAAACTACATTTGGCAAAAAACCAATTCCACAACGTAGTGGTGGTAGTATTCCTATTGTTTCTTTATTTGAACAAGAGCTAAAAAGCAAGACTATACTTATGGGCTTTGGTCTAGATAGTGATGCCATACACTCCCCTAACGAACATTTCGGAGTGTGGAATTACTTTAAAGGAATTGAAACTATTCCTTATTTCTATGAGTATTTTACAGAAATGACTAAGAAGTAG
- a CDS encoding GldL-related protein, with amino-acid sequence MITKQNTHIFLRLSIALAIIAALFKVMHWQYSDILLIVAVVGITLFYSIWFYKKSTKIGLDYAKFFLLSSFIFQYLFKVLHLKYGFIFSYLFRISLVVFIIVYVKDIFFSEDVSSELEEKQPTSKKKIYSIILNTITVLCIIIGAQFKILHWEFGWINGNILLSVGLVTATISIIFGIKKS; translated from the coding sequence TTGATTACAAAGCAAAATACCCATATTTTTCTTCGACTCAGCATTGCATTAGCAATAATTGCAGCGCTCTTTAAAGTAATGCATTGGCAATATTCAGATATTTTACTAATTGTTGCTGTTGTTGGTATAACCCTGTTCTATAGTATATGGTTCTATAAAAAATCAACTAAAATTGGGCTAGACTATGCCAAGTTCTTTTTGTTATCTAGCTTTATATTTCAATATTTATTTAAGGTACTCCATTTAAAATACGGCTTTATATTCTCTTACCTGTTCAGAATATCACTGGTTGTATTCATAATTGTATATGTAAAAGACATATTCTTCTCTGAAGACGTTTCTTCTGAATTGGAAGAAAAACAACCAACCTCAAAAAAGAAAATTTACTCCATCATTTTAAACACTATTACGGTTCTCTGCATAATTATAGGTGCTCAATTCAAAATACTACATTGGGAATTCGGATGGATAAACGGAAACATACTACTTTCTGTGGGACTCGTAACCGCAACCATTTCTATTATATTCGGAATTAAAAAATCATAA
- a CDS encoding M56 family metallopeptidase, whose amino-acid sequence MGIFLLFYKLLLEKESMHHFKRFFLLTALVASFIIPQVVFTEYVETIPTAAVTQVLTLNEPQEITPVVHVIEKSPMNWSLILWTIYGLGVAVFGFRFLLNLTKIWQRVKRNTLINNNFIVRVLLKEQLPPHTFLRYIFLNKQRFESKNIPDSVIKHEETHALQWHSLDVIFIELLQILFWFNPLIYVYKKTIKLNHEFLADSAVLNGQEDYLTYQNTLLSYLSNDSFYTHQSVGIANAINYSSTRLTVFGKSFNIGNPYGQVKKRFIIMKKQTSKKGILIRSLFLLPVLALMLYGFSQKNVVTKNTIKDINIEITKTGDLLINDEPTTLENLSSEIERVNQNFGPYIIKNYTTAHILYDESQYKLIDQVKTKLGAIGISNIEHFSKRTTNILGKNEFKPSEYHGKTVDEAKEIRKEYVYNELKTDANHEPLLEIAWIEVKNENEIWFNDQQVQLSLLNEKVKAEFPLAIKSNKLSAQIYTPWSINSDITDAITQELRKLKTKSITVFMDKPTNIDKAFTLQGEWLNADNEVEILNIRREKDNLYWGLAQNKAVNFEKIGDQYYYFSNVNDEKIIVELSSQKGTIIFDNKKYIRKENSLRNKLNGTWVNNENNIRITVSEYDIYMVFDLLEGNKKDVRYYPKKRGNSYYFTYGYKDWSFRIENNQLVDSKGNYYTKLEKQQSIKNSNRIIRLAGLVIDSESLEPIVNVEIIDNSGTILATTDNKGYYSLELINTQRGEIYFDLTVIKEGYKSLLQKEHWGNVQSEITSSYFFGLQKNNGATTEFSKLFTRNDNLDYASVVKNKSIIESERLFNSKLEVAKNGNTNCIVEVNEAPYLVDATSWIKLNSTNDIIAVNDKENIPASKLNGYINRNNIKAMSPLENYDTAQFAVYTTSGDINANLNKRAFTTYNNLARQYNAIPIEKRSIPKSDLKILESTYKNMTSKERKAAQPFPECLPKENQDGASEEQMIKYNGLAKKYNSMIAEGGNIRILKSDVDELTYIYRLMSSKQKENVEPFPNFPKPPAVPKAPKAPNTADYADAEIERIIATQDTYDGALMLHKANNLPHNNTTYINIDGELKYDDKKTENTRVYIFNSDSSKTKNNPNLMEDLRSLEKQNAQFYFEGEKISSEEGFEIIKNEKSIKIETLPYTNRQPEIKIYKKTNTNLIPPPPSPPTPPSPLDYAISMAKKGATFFYEGKKVSSDKAIDLLKKNKDLNIESREKNGKAEVRITKEPVTIE is encoded by the coding sequence ATGGGCATATTTTTGCTCTTCTACAAACTCCTTTTAGAGAAAGAAAGCATGCACCATTTTAAAAGATTCTTTCTATTGACGGCTCTCGTAGCTTCTTTTATCATTCCTCAGGTTGTCTTTACCGAATATGTAGAAACAATACCTACCGCAGCAGTTACTCAAGTTTTAACCCTAAATGAACCGCAAGAAATTACACCTGTAGTTCATGTGATTGAAAAATCGCCTATGAATTGGTCTTTAATACTATGGACTATCTACGGATTAGGAGTTGCAGTTTTCGGGTTTCGTTTTCTATTAAATCTTACCAAAATTTGGCAACGAGTTAAGCGGAATACCCTAATAAATAATAACTTTATAGTAAGGGTTTTACTAAAAGAACAATTACCTCCTCATACTTTTTTACGGTATATTTTTCTGAACAAACAAAGATTTGAATCTAAAAACATACCCGATTCCGTTATAAAACATGAAGAAACTCATGCGCTACAATGGCATAGTTTAGATGTAATTTTTATAGAATTATTACAGATACTATTCTGGTTCAATCCATTGATTTATGTCTACAAAAAAACAATTAAACTCAACCACGAATTTTTAGCAGATAGCGCCGTACTTAATGGTCAAGAAGACTACTTAACCTATCAAAACACATTACTGTCGTACTTATCAAACGACAGCTTTTACACCCATCAATCAGTTGGTATCGCAAATGCCATAAATTATTCATCAACTCGCCTGACCGTATTTGGAAAATCCTTCAATATTGGTAATCCATACGGGCAGGTCAAAAAACGATTCATCATCATGAAAAAACAAACATCAAAAAAAGGGATTTTAATTCGAAGTCTATTCTTGCTCCCAGTACTAGCTTTAATGCTTTACGGCTTTAGTCAAAAGAATGTAGTAACTAAAAACACTATCAAAGACATTAATATTGAAATCACAAAAACAGGAGATTTACTTATAAACGATGAGCCAACAACTTTAGAAAACCTTTCTTCAGAAATAGAAAGAGTGAATCAAAATTTTGGTCCGTATATTATTAAAAACTACACCACGGCTCATATTCTTTATGACGAAAGTCAATATAAATTAATTGACCAGGTTAAGACAAAACTAGGAGCTATAGGTATTTCTAACATTGAACATTTTAGTAAAAGAACTACCAATATTCTTGGCAAAAACGAATTTAAGCCAAGTGAGTATCATGGAAAAACTGTAGATGAGGCAAAAGAAATACGTAAAGAATATGTGTATAATGAACTTAAAACCGATGCCAATCATGAACCACTATTAGAAATAGCGTGGATAGAAGTAAAGAATGAAAACGAAATTTGGTTCAATGACCAACAAGTTCAATTGTCACTACTAAATGAGAAGGTAAAGGCAGAATTTCCTTTGGCGATTAAAAGCAACAAACTATCAGCTCAAATTTATACACCATGGAGTATCAATTCAGATATAACTGATGCTATAACTCAAGAATTAAGAAAACTTAAAACCAAAAGTATTACCGTTTTCATGGATAAACCAACAAATATTGACAAAGCTTTTACTTTACAAGGAGAATGGCTCAATGCAGATAACGAGGTAGAAATACTAAACATCCGAAGGGAAAAAGACAATCTGTATTGGGGGCTAGCGCAGAATAAAGCTGTTAATTTTGAAAAGATAGGAGACCAATATTACTACTTCTCTAATGTCAATGACGAAAAAATAATAGTTGAGTTAAGCTCACAAAAAGGCACTATCATCTTTGATAACAAAAAGTATATCCGTAAAGAAAACAGCCTACGAAATAAATTAAATGGTACTTGGGTCAACAATGAAAACAATATTAGAATAACTGTTTCCGAATACGATATTTATATGGTTTTTGATCTTTTAGAAGGAAACAAAAAAGATGTTCGTTATTATCCTAAAAAACGCGGCAACAGTTATTATTTCACCTATGGTTATAAAGATTGGTCGTTTAGAATTGAAAATAATCAGTTAGTTGACTCTAAAGGTAATTACTATACCAAACTAGAGAAACAGCAATCAATCAAAAACTCAAACAGAATAATAAGGCTTGCAGGTTTAGTAATAGATTCCGAATCTTTAGAACCTATAGTAAATGTAGAAATCATAGACAATAGTGGAACCATACTTGCCACAACAGACAACAAAGGTTATTATTCACTTGAGTTAATTAATACACAACGAGGTGAAATTTACTTTGATCTAACAGTCATAAAAGAAGGTTACAAATCATTATTACAAAAAGAGCATTGGGGAAATGTTCAAAGTGAGATTACTAGTTCATACTTCTTCGGTCTTCAAAAAAATAATGGAGCTACAACTGAGTTCTCTAAACTTTTTACGAGGAACGACAACTTAGATTATGCATCAGTTGTAAAAAACAAATCTATAATTGAAAGCGAACGGCTTTTCAATTCAAAGTTAGAGGTTGCAAAAAATGGTAATACTAATTGTATTGTAGAGGTTAATGAAGCACCTTATTTAGTAGATGCTACATCATGGATTAAATTAAATTCTACAAACGATATAATTGCTGTAAATGACAAAGAGAATATACCTGCCTCTAAATTGAATGGTTATATTAATAGAAATAATATAAAAGCAATGTCTCCATTAGAAAATTACGACACCGCTCAGTTCGCTGTATATACAACTTCAGGCGACATCAATGCTAACCTCAACAAGAGAGCTTTTACTACTTATAATAACCTTGCCAGACAATACAACGCTATTCCCATTGAAAAAAGAAGCATTCCAAAAAGTGATTTAAAAATATTAGAATCTACTTATAAAAATATGACATCTAAAGAAAGAAAAGCTGCCCAACCTTTCCCTGAATGTCTTCCTAAAGAAAATCAAGATGGAGCATCAGAAGAACAAATGATAAAATACAATGGTTTAGCCAAAAAGTATAACTCCATGATAGCTGAGGGAGGCAATATTCGAATCCTAAAATCTGATGTTGATGAACTAACATATATCTACAGATTAATGTCTTCTAAACAAAAAGAGAATGTAGAGCCATTTCCTAATTTCCCAAAACCACCAGCTGTACCAAAAGCGCCAAAAGCTCCGAATACCGCTGATTATGCAGATGCTGAAATTGAAAGAATTATAGCAACTCAAGACACATACGACGGTGCATTAATGCTACATAAAGCGAATAATTTACCACATAATAACACTACCTACATTAACATTGATGGAGAGCTAAAATATGATGATAAGAAAACTGAAAACACTAGAGTATACATTTTTAATTCTGATAGCTCCAAAACTAAAAACAACCCTAATCTAATGGAAGATTTACGTTCACTTGAAAAACAAAATGCTCAATTCTATTTTGAAGGTGAAAAAATATCCTCAGAAGAAGGTTTTGAAATTATAAAGAACGAAAAAAGCATTAAAATTGAAACTCTGCCTTATACCAACAGACAACCAGAGATTAAAATTTACAAGAAAACTAACACCAACCTAATTCCTCCCCCACCCTCACCTCCTACGCCGCCTTCCCCGTTAGACTATGCTATTAGCATGGCAAAAAAAGGAGCAACATTCTTCTACGAAGGCAAAAAAGTCTCGTCTGATAAAGCCATTGATTTACTAAAGAAAAACAAAGATTTAAATATAGAATCTAGAGAAAAAAACGGCAAAGCAGAAGTAAGAATCACCAAAGAACCTGTAACAATCGAATAA